In Vibrio japonicus, one DNA window encodes the following:
- the mutS gene encoding DNA mismatch repair protein MutS: protein MKEQKHTPMMQQYLKLKAENPDILLFYRMGDFYELFYDDAKRASQLLDISLTKRGASAGEPIPMAGVPYHAVEGYLAKLVQLGESVAICEQIGDPATSKGPVERKVVRIVTPGTVTDEALLSERIDNLIAAIYYHNGKFGYATLDVTSGRFQLMEPETEEAMAAELQRTAPRELLFPEDFEPVHLMSSRNGNRRRPVWEFELDTAKQQLNQQFGTRDLVGFGVEHAKHGLCAAGCLIQYVKDTQRTALPHIRSLTFDRQDHSVILDAATRRNLEITQNLAGGTDNTLSEVLDHTATPMGSRMLKRWLHQPMRDIETLNQRLDAIGEIRDQSLFSDLHPVLKQIGDIERILARLALRSARPRDMARLRNAMQQLPELADVMTPLSHPYLAKLAQYTSPMDEVCDLLERAIKDNPPVVIRDGGVIAEGYDEELDEWRKLADGATEYLDKLEADERERHGIDTLKVGYNNVHGFFIQVSRGQSNLVPPHYVRRQTLKNAERYIIPELKEHEDKVLNSKSKALALEKKLWEELFDLLLPHLEQMQNLASALSQIDVLQNLAERAETLDYCRPVLSQDSGIHIQGGRHPVVEQVMDEPFIANPTELNPQRRMLIITGPNMGGKSTYMRQTALITLMAHIGSYVPAESAHIGSIDRIFTRIGASDDLASGRSTFMVEMTETANILHNATERSLVLMDEIGRGTSTYDGLSLAWASAEWLAKELGSMTLFATHYFELTELPNQIPHLANVHLDAVEHGDTIAFMHAVQEGAASKSYGLAVAGLAGVPKSVIKNARAKLTQLEQLSHERGSSSSLSSAVDIANQLSLIPEPSEAEQALANIDPDDLTPRQALEELYRLKKLL from the coding sequence ATGAAAGAACAAAAACACACCCCAATGATGCAACAGTATTTAAAGCTCAAGGCTGAAAACCCTGACATCTTACTGTTCTACAGAATGGGCGATTTCTATGAGCTTTTCTATGACGATGCTAAGCGTGCATCTCAATTATTGGATATTTCGTTGACCAAGCGCGGTGCATCCGCAGGTGAGCCAATTCCCATGGCGGGAGTGCCATATCACGCAGTAGAGGGGTATCTCGCAAAGCTGGTTCAACTTGGTGAGTCAGTCGCGATTTGCGAGCAAATTGGCGATCCAGCAACCAGTAAAGGACCCGTTGAGCGTAAAGTTGTTCGCATTGTGACGCCCGGAACAGTAACAGATGAGGCGCTGTTATCTGAGCGTATCGATAACCTTATTGCAGCGATCTACTACCACAATGGTAAGTTTGGCTATGCGACTCTCGATGTGACTTCTGGACGATTCCAATTGATGGAACCAGAAACAGAAGAGGCCATGGCGGCAGAACTGCAACGCACTGCACCTCGTGAGCTACTGTTTCCAGAAGATTTCGAACCAGTACACCTCATGTCTTCCCGTAATGGTAATCGTCGTCGTCCGGTATGGGAGTTTGAGTTAGACACAGCCAAGCAACAGTTGAATCAGCAATTCGGTACTCGCGACTTGGTTGGTTTTGGCGTTGAACATGCAAAACATGGTTTATGTGCCGCAGGATGTCTGATTCAGTATGTCAAAGATACGCAGCGCACCGCATTGCCGCATATTCGCTCCCTGACCTTTGACCGCCAAGATCACTCCGTAATCCTCGACGCCGCAACGCGTCGAAACCTAGAGATCACACAAAACTTAGCTGGCGGAACGGATAATACGTTATCAGAAGTGCTCGACCATACCGCAACGCCGATGGGTAGCCGCATGCTAAAACGCTGGCTGCATCAACCAATGCGAGACATCGAGACACTAAACCAACGCTTAGATGCCATTGGCGAGATCAGAGATCAATCTCTATTTAGCGATCTTCACCCAGTGCTGAAGCAAATTGGTGATATTGAACGTATTCTTGCCCGACTCGCACTAAGAAGTGCCAGACCTCGTGATATGGCTCGCCTTCGTAACGCTATGCAGCAACTGCCTGAACTTGCTGATGTTATGACGCCCCTATCCCACCCATATTTAGCCAAACTGGCACAATACACGTCTCCTATGGATGAGGTGTGTGATCTGCTAGAGCGTGCCATCAAAGACAACCCACCAGTGGTGATTCGTGATGGTGGCGTTATCGCAGAAGGATACGATGAAGAGCTGGATGAGTGGCGTAAGTTAGCTGATGGTGCAACAGAGTATTTAGACAAACTCGAGGCAGATGAACGTGAACGCCACGGAATCGATACGCTCAAAGTCGGTTACAACAATGTTCATGGCTTTTTTATTCAAGTAAGTCGTGGCCAAAGCAACTTAGTCCCGCCACATTACGTGCGTCGTCAAACGTTAAAAAATGCAGAACGTTACATCATTCCTGAGCTCAAAGAGCACGAAGATAAGGTTCTTAACTCGAAGTCAAAAGCTCTAGCGCTTGAGAAAAAGTTGTGGGAAGAGCTATTTGATCTTCTTCTTCCACACCTTGAGCAAATGCAGAACCTCGCCTCTGCCCTATCTCAAATTGATGTTCTACAAAACTTGGCTGAACGTGCGGAGACGCTCGATTATTGTCGTCCGGTGCTAAGCCAAGACTCGGGTATCCATATTCAAGGTGGCCGCCACCCTGTCGTTGAGCAAGTTATGGATGAACCCTTTATTGCCAACCCGACAGAGCTGAATCCACAGCGCAGAATGTTGATTATCACCGGTCCGAATATGGGCGGTAAATCAACCTATATGCGACAAACAGCGTTGATTACTCTGATGGCTCATATTGGTTCTTATGTGCCTGCGGAGTCGGCTCATATTGGTTCTATTGATCGCATTTTCACGCGCATTGGTGCATCAGATGATTTAGCCTCTGGCCGTTCAACATTTATGGTCGAAATGACAGAAACCGCCAATATCTTACACAACGCGACAGAACGCAGTTTGGTGTTAATGGACGAGATCGGACGCGGAACCAGTACCTATGATGGTCTGTCTCTAGCATGGGCAAGTGCAGAGTGGCTGGCGAAAGAACTTGGCTCAATGACGCTGTTTGCGACTCACTACTTTGAATTGACCGAGCTTCCTAACCAAATTCCGCATCTCGCTAACGTTCATTTGGATGCAGTAGAGCATGGCGATACGATTGCTTTTATGCACGCAGTACAAGAAGGCGCAGCCAGTAAATCTTATGGCTTAGCCGTTGCAGGGTTAGCAGGCGTGCCGAAAAGCGTAATTAAAAACGCCCGCGCTAAATTGACTCAACTTGAGCAGCTCAGTCATGAAAGAGGAAGCTCTTCGTCGCTGAGCTCTGCCGTCGATATTGCCAATCAACTGAGCTTAATCCCTGAACCAAGTGAAGCAGAACAAGCTCTGGCCAATATCGACCCTGATGACCTAACCCCTCGTCAGGCATTGGAAGAGTTGTACCGACTCAAAAAATTACTTTAG
- a CDS encoding DNA polymerase III subunit chi, producing MPNATFYIIKPESPQAQSEGFLEYVVFLAQHFAKQGAKVYINGDSKTQAEQLAEYFWQVEPEQFIPHNLVGEGPKYATNIEIGHQSVKPSWNRQLVINLAENETTFANKFAEVVDFVPCEQKAKQLARERYKIYRQAGYQLQTIEIEHS from the coding sequence ATGCCAAATGCTACTTTTTACATCATCAAACCTGAAAGTCCGCAAGCGCAAAGTGAAGGCTTTCTGGAATACGTTGTTTTTCTTGCTCAGCATTTTGCCAAGCAAGGTGCAAAGGTATACATCAATGGTGATAGCAAAACGCAAGCCGAACAGCTTGCAGAGTACTTTTGGCAAGTAGAACCAGAACAGTTTATTCCTCACAACCTTGTTGGTGAAGGGCCTAAATATGCAACCAATATTGAAATAGGCCACCAGAGTGTCAAACCCTCTTGGAACCGCCAATTGGTAATAAATTTGGCTGAAAATGAGACAACCTTTGCGAACAAGTTTGCCGAAGTGGTAGACTTCGTCCCTTGCGAACAAAAAGCCAAGCAACTGGCGCGAGAAAGATATAAAATCTATCGCCAAGCTGGCTATCAGCTACAAACGATCGAGATCGAACACAGCTAA
- the lptF gene encoding LPS export ABC transporter permease LptF translates to MIIVRYLIRETLKTQLAIFFVLFLVFVSQKFISVLSDASGGEIPAGLIFSIVGLNMPAMGLLMLPLSLYIGILITFGRLYAESEIVVMNATGIGNKFLIQAALYLALITSGLAAFNALWLSPWSQDRVELLMEQVQAENSVDLLKKGQFQGTPDGSSIVFIDDINGKTLDGVFVSQMRPKNSVLPSVMYSSSGEVQELSDGRQVIVMQEGTRYEGVPTRVEYMVTKFDEYEGVIGQREVKKKGRDWEAYPTVALIGHPDPSAQAELHWRISLFVCIPLLTMLVIPLSAVNPRQGRFAKMGPAILIYLAYFLSISATKSAIENGDIPASVGMWPINALLLLVAILANMMDSVAARKFKEKFRKKRLA, encoded by the coding sequence GTGATTATTGTTAGATATTTGATCCGCGAGACACTCAAGACACAGTTAGCCATATTTTTTGTGCTTTTTTTGGTGTTTGTGAGTCAGAAGTTCATTAGTGTGCTCTCTGATGCTTCAGGCGGTGAGATTCCAGCGGGATTGATTTTTTCCATTGTAGGCTTAAATATGCCTGCAATGGGTTTGTTGATGCTGCCGTTAAGTTTGTATATAGGGATTTTGATCACTTTCGGTCGTCTGTACGCAGAAAGTGAAATTGTTGTTATGAATGCGACGGGTATCGGAAATAAGTTCCTTATCCAAGCCGCGTTGTATCTTGCGTTGATCACATCCGGTCTTGCCGCGTTTAACGCGCTGTGGCTTTCACCTTGGTCTCAAGACAGAGTTGAACTTCTAATGGAGCAAGTCCAAGCAGAAAACAGTGTTGACCTGCTAAAGAAAGGGCAATTCCAAGGCACGCCGGATGGTTCTTCTATTGTTTTCATCGATGATATCAATGGTAAAACACTAGATGGTGTTTTTGTCTCTCAAATGAGACCGAAAAACTCTGTGTTACCGAGCGTTATGTACTCTTCTTCAGGTGAAGTACAAGAGCTGTCTGATGGACGTCAGGTGATCGTGATGCAAGAGGGCACTCGCTACGAAGGTGTCCCAACTCGTGTGGAATACATGGTCACGAAGTTTGATGAATATGAAGGTGTGATTGGCCAGCGAGAAGTTAAGAAGAAAGGACGAGATTGGGAAGCTTACCCGACCGTTGCCTTAATTGGACACCCAGATCCATCTGCGCAAGCTGAGCTGCATTGGCGTATTTCACTGTTCGTGTGTATTCCTTTGCTGACTATGTTGGTGATCCCTTTGTCGGCGGTAAATCCTCGACAAGGCCGATTTGCTAAAATGGGACCTGCCATATTGATTTATCTTGCCTACTTCCTATCGATCAGTGCGACTAAGTCGGCCATTGAAAACGGCGATATTCCAGCATCTGTTGGTATGTGGCCGATAAACGCACTTCTGCTGTTGGTGGCTATTTTGGCAAATATGATGGATAGTGTGGCAGCAAGAAAATTCAAAGAAAAATTCCGCAAAAAGAGGCTCGCGTAA
- the lptG gene encoding LPS export ABC transporter permease LptG: MFKILDLYIGRTIIATSTLVLATFIGLSGIIKYVEQLRKVGRGAYDLMHALYFVLLSIPRDIEMFFPMAALLGALIGLGMLASSSELVVMQAAGFSKLDIGLSVLKTAVPLMLIVMALGQWGAPEAQKMARDLRAFALSGGSIASVRAGVWARDTNDFIFIGKVEDDKLYALNMWQFDDDKKLKSVVFAEEVDYQQDNTWLMRDVQITDMTDETNITKSNVDEMPWSTSLAPDKLAVVTVKPEELSLSGLYDYVSYLKASEQDSSRYELALWRKVTQPISIAVMMLLALSFVFGPLRSVSMGARVLSGVVAGFTFYISSEFFGPLTLVYGIPPVFGALMPSVVFLGLALMLLRRKL; the protein is encoded by the coding sequence GTGTTTAAAATCCTAGACCTTTATATCGGTAGAACAATAATTGCTACTTCTACGCTGGTTTTAGCTACATTTATTGGTCTTTCTGGCATCATCAAGTATGTTGAGCAGCTGCGTAAAGTTGGTAGAGGCGCGTATGATTTGATGCACGCGCTGTACTTTGTTCTGCTTAGTATTCCGCGTGATATCGAGATGTTTTTCCCGATGGCGGCGCTACTAGGTGCTTTGATCGGCTTAGGTATGTTGGCGTCAAGCTCCGAGCTGGTGGTTATGCAGGCGGCCGGATTTTCAAAGCTCGACATTGGCCTATCGGTGCTGAAAACGGCCGTACCTTTGATGCTTATTGTTATGGCTTTAGGTCAATGGGGTGCGCCTGAAGCACAAAAAATGGCTCGTGACTTGCGTGCGTTTGCATTGTCGGGCGGTAGCATTGCTTCTGTCCGAGCTGGGGTTTGGGCTCGTGATACTAACGATTTTATCTTTATCGGAAAAGTCGAGGATGACAAGCTTTACGCTTTAAACATGTGGCAATTTGATGATGATAAAAAGCTGAAGTCTGTGGTGTTTGCGGAAGAAGTCGACTATCAACAAGATAACACTTGGTTGATGCGTGATGTTCAGATCACAGATATGACCGATGAGACAAACATCACCAAGAGCAACGTGGATGAGATGCCGTGGAGCACGTCGTTGGCACCTGATAAGCTAGCCGTGGTGACGGTAAAACCTGAAGAGTTGTCATTAAGTGGGCTTTACGATTATGTCAGTTACTTAAAAGCGTCTGAGCAGGATTCGTCACGTTATGAGCTTGCACTCTGGCGTAAAGTCACTCAGCCAATATCGATCGCGGTAATGATGCTACTTGCCTTGTCGTTTGTTTTCGGACCTTTGCGCAGTGTCAGTATGGGAGCAAGAGTACTCTCGGGTGTCGTCGCAGGGTTTACGTTTTACATATCGAGTGAGTTTTTTGGACCACTGACCTTGGTGTATGGGATTCCACCGGTTTTCGGTGCTTTGATGCCTAGTGTGGTGTTTCTTGGCTTAGCTTTGATGTTGTTGCGAAGAAAACTGTAA
- a CDS encoding valine--tRNA ligase, with product MEKTYNPTSIEQALYQAWEEKGYFKPHGDTTKESYSIMIPPPNVTGSLHMGHAFQDTIMDTLIRAERMKGKNTLWQVGTDHAGIATQMVVERKIAAEEGKTKHDYGRDAFIDKIWEWKGESGGTITKQLRRLGASVDWDRERFTMDDGLSNAVQEVFVRLYEEDLIYRGKRLVNWDPKLHTAISDLEVENKDKKGHMWHFRYPLADGVKTADGKDYIVVATTRPETMLGDTGVAVNPEDPRYKDLIGKEILLPIVDRRIPIVGDEHADMEKGTGCVKITPAHDFNDYEVGKRHQLPMINILTFDANIRDAAEIFNTNGEASDVYSTELPAKYQGMERFAARKAIVADFEELGLLDEVKDHELTVPYGDRGGVVIEPMLTDQWYVRAAPLAETATKAVEDGEIQFVPKQYENMYFSWMRDIQDWCISRQLWWGHRIPAWYDNDGNVYVGRTEEEVRANNNLAPVVILRQDDDVLDTWFSSALWTFGTQGWPENTDDLKTFHPSDVLVTGFDIIFFWVARMIMMTMHFCKDENGKPQVPFKTVYVTGLIRDENGDKMSKSKGNVLDPIDMIDGIDLESLVEKRCGNMMQPQLAAKIEKNTRKTFENGIEPYGTDALRFTLAAMASTGRDINWDMKRLEGYRNFCNKLWNASRYVLMNTEEQDCGFGAGEVEYSLADKWIESQFELAAKEFNTHLDNFRLDMAANTIYEFIWNQFCDWYLELTKPVLWKGNEAQQRGTRRTLITVLEKTLRLAHPVIPYITETIWQSIKPLVDGVEGDTIMLQALPQFDEANFNQEALDDIEWVKAFITSIRNLRAEYDINPGKPLEVMLKAANEKDAARLEANKQVLVSLAKLESVRVLTAGEETPACATALVAKSELMIPMAGLIDKDAELARLDGEIKKTHGEIKRIEGKLGNEGFVAKAPEAVVAKEREKLEGYKETLAKLEEQKTTIAAL from the coding sequence ATGGAAAAAACATACAACCCAACTTCAATTGAACAAGCGTTATACCAAGCTTGGGAAGAGAAAGGCTACTTTAAGCCACACGGTGACACGACAAAAGAATCATACAGCATCATGATCCCGCCACCGAACGTCACTGGCAGCCTACATATGGGCCACGCATTCCAAGACACCATCATGGATACACTGATCCGTGCTGAGCGTATGAAGGGCAAAAACACCCTTTGGCAAGTAGGTACTGACCACGCAGGTATCGCAACTCAGATGGTTGTAGAGCGTAAAATCGCGGCAGAAGAAGGCAAAACTAAGCACGATTACGGACGTGATGCTTTCATCGACAAGATCTGGGAATGGAAAGGCGAATCTGGTGGCACGATCACTAAACAGCTTCGTCGCCTTGGCGCATCAGTAGACTGGGATCGTGAGCGTTTCACGATGGATGACGGTCTATCAAATGCGGTACAAGAAGTGTTTGTTCGTCTATACGAAGAAGACCTAATCTACCGTGGTAAACGTCTGGTTAACTGGGATCCAAAACTACACACTGCGATCTCTGACCTAGAAGTAGAAAACAAAGACAAAAAAGGCCACATGTGGCATTTCCGCTACCCACTAGCGGACGGCGTGAAAACTGCTGACGGTAAAGACTACATCGTTGTTGCGACGACTCGTCCAGAAACCATGCTTGGTGATACTGGTGTCGCAGTGAATCCAGAAGATCCACGCTACAAAGACCTAATCGGCAAAGAAATTCTTCTTCCTATCGTTGATCGTCGTATCCCTATCGTGGGTGACGAGCACGCAGATATGGAGAAAGGGACTGGCTGTGTGAAAATCACACCTGCGCACGACTTCAACGACTACGAAGTTGGTAAACGCCACCAGTTACCGATGATCAACATCCTCACGTTTGATGCGAACATCCGTGACGCTGCTGAAATATTTAACACGAACGGCGAAGCAAGCGATGTCTACTCAACCGAGCTTCCTGCTAAATACCAAGGTATGGAGCGTTTTGCTGCGCGTAAAGCGATCGTTGCTGACTTTGAAGAGCTTGGCCTACTAGACGAAGTTAAAGATCACGAACTAACCGTTCCTTACGGCGACCGCGGTGGCGTGGTTATCGAGCCAATGCTGACTGACCAGTGGTATGTTCGTGCAGCGCCTCTTGCTGAAACAGCAACGAAAGCGGTTGAAGACGGCGAAATCCAATTTGTTCCTAAGCAATACGAAAACATGTACTTCTCTTGGATGCGTGACATTCAAGACTGGTGTATCTCTCGTCAGCTTTGGTGGGGTCACCGCATCCCTGCATGGTACGACAACGACGGCAACGTGTACGTAGGTCGCACTGAAGAAGAAGTACGTGCAAACAACAACCTAGCGCCAGTTGTGATTCTACGCCAAGACGACGACGTACTGGACACTTGGTTCTCTTCTGCACTATGGACGTTCGGCACACAAGGCTGGCCAGAAAACACAGACGATCTGAAAACATTCCACCCTTCAGACGTACTAGTAACTGGTTTCGACATCATCTTCTTCTGGGTTGCTCGTATGATCATGATGACGATGCACTTCTGTAAAGATGAAAACGGCAAGCCACAAGTACCATTTAAGACGGTTTACGTTACTGGTCTAATCCGTGACGAAAACGGCGACAAGATGTCTAAGTCGAAAGGTAACGTACTTGACCCAATCGACATGATTGACGGCATCGATCTTGAATCTCTGGTTGAGAAACGTTGTGGCAACATGATGCAGCCTCAACTTGCAGCGAAGATCGAGAAGAACACGCGTAAGACGTTTGAAAACGGTATCGAACCATACGGTACTGACGCACTGCGTTTCACTCTGGCAGCGATGGCTTCGACTGGTCGTGATATCAACTGGGATATGAAGCGCCTAGAAGGTTACCGTAACTTCTGTAACAAGCTATGGAACGCAAGCCGTTACGTACTGATGAACACTGAAGAGCAAGATTGTGGCTTTGGTGCAGGTGAGGTTGAGTACTCACTAGCAGACAAGTGGATCGAATCTCAGTTTGAACTAGCAGCGAAAGAGTTCAATACTCACCTAGACAACTTCCGTCTTGATATGGCTGCGAACACAATTTACGAGTTCATCTGGAACCAATTCTGTGACTGGTACTTAGAGCTAACTAAGCCAGTTCTATGGAAAGGCAACGAAGCTCAGCAACGCGGTACACGTCGCACGCTAATCACGGTTCTTGAGAAGACACTTCGCCTGGCTCACCCAGTGATCCCATACATCACAGAAACTATCTGGCAAAGCATCAAGCCACTAGTTGACGGTGTTGAAGGCGATACAATTATGCTTCAAGCGCTTCCTCAATTTGATGAAGCAAACTTCAACCAAGAAGCGTTGGATGACATCGAATGGGTGAAAGCGTTCATTACCAGCATCCGTAACCTACGTGCTGAGTACGACATCAATCCAGGTAAACCGCTTGAAGTGATGCTGAAAGCAGCCAACGAAAAAGACGCAGCTCGCCTAGAAGCGAACAAACAAGTGCTGGTTTCTCTAGCGAAGCTTGAGTCTGTACGTGTACTGACTGCTGGCGAAGAAACACCAGCGTGTGCAACGGCACTTGTAGCGAAGTCTGAGCTGATGATCCCAATGGCGGGTCTGATCGACAAAGACGCAGAACTTGCTCGTTTGGATGGCGAAATCAAGAAAACTCACGGCGAAATCAAACGCATCGAAGGTAAGTTAGGTAACGAAGGTTTCGTTGCAAAAGCACCTGAGGCGGTTGTAGCGAAAGAGCGTGAGAAGCTAGAAGGTTACAAAGAAACTCTAGCTAAGCTTGAAGAGCAAAAAACGACTATCGCAGCGCTGTAA
- the pepA gene encoding leucyl aminopeptidase: MEFSVKSGSPEKQRSACIVVGVFEPRRLSPVAEQLDKISDGYISSLLRRGDLEGKPGQMLLLHQVPGVLSERVLLVGCGKERELGERQYKEIIQKTINTLNETGSMEAVCFLTELHVKGRDTYWKVRQAVEATKDGLYTFDQFKTVKPETRRPLRKLVFNVPTRRELNLGEKAITHGLAISSGVKASKDLGNMPPNVANPAYLASQARRLADDYESVTTKIIGEQEMEKLGMTSYLAVGRGSKNESMMSIMEYKGNPDPDAKPIVLIGKGLTFDSGGISLKPGEGMDEMKYDMCGAASVFGTMKALAKLNLPINVIGVLAGCENMPGSNAYRPGDILTTMSGQTVEVLNTDAEGRLVLCDALTYVERFEPDCVVDVATLTGACVIALGHHISGVISNHNPLSHELINASEQASDRAWRLPMADEYHEQLKSPFADMQNIGGRPGGTITAGCFLSKFAKKYNWAHIDIAGTAWKSGAAKGSTGRPVSMLVQFLLNRSGHETEE; this comes from the coding sequence ATGGAGTTCAGTGTAAAGAGTGGTAGCCCAGAGAAACAACGTAGCGCATGTATCGTTGTAGGTGTGTTTGAACCACGTCGTCTTTCTCCGGTTGCTGAGCAGCTCGACAAAATCAGCGATGGCTATATCAGTTCACTACTTCGCCGTGGTGACCTGGAAGGTAAACCGGGGCAGATGCTACTGCTTCATCAAGTACCAGGTGTTCTTTCAGAGCGCGTTTTACTCGTCGGTTGCGGTAAAGAGCGTGAATTGGGTGAGCGTCAGTACAAAGAGATCATTCAAAAAACCATCAACACCCTAAACGAAACTGGCTCTATGGAAGCGGTTTGCTTTTTAACAGAGCTACACGTTAAAGGTCGTGACACATACTGGAAGGTTCGCCAAGCCGTTGAAGCGACCAAAGATGGCCTATACACGTTTGATCAGTTTAAAACTGTGAAGCCTGAAACTCGTCGTCCACTTCGTAAACTGGTATTTAACGTACCAACTCGTCGTGAACTAAACCTAGGTGAAAAAGCCATTACCCATGGCCTTGCTATTTCTTCTGGTGTTAAAGCATCGAAAGATCTAGGCAATATGCCACCAAACGTAGCAAACCCTGCGTACCTTGCATCACAAGCTCGTCGTTTAGCGGATGATTACGAGTCAGTAACGACGAAGATCATCGGCGAACAAGAAATGGAAAAACTGGGTATGACGTCATACCTAGCAGTTGGCCGTGGCTCTAAAAACGAATCTATGATGTCTATCATGGAGTACAAGGGCAACCCAGATCCAGATGCAAAACCAATTGTATTAATCGGTAAAGGCCTAACGTTCGATTCAGGCGGTATTTCACTTAAGCCAGGCGAAGGCATGGATGAGATGAAGTACGACATGTGTGGTGCGGCATCCGTATTCGGTACAATGAAAGCCCTAGCGAAGCTAAACCTACCAATCAACGTAATTGGTGTGCTTGCTGGCTGTGAAAACATGCCGGGCAGCAACGCTTACCGTCCGGGTGATATCCTAACTACAATGTCAGGTCAAACGGTTGAAGTTCTTAACACTGACGCGGAAGGTCGTTTAGTACTGTGTGATGCGCTAACGTACGTAGAGCGTTTCGAACCAGATTGCGTTGTTGACGTAGCGACACTGACAGGTGCTTGTGTGATCGCGCTTGGTCACCACATCAGCGGTGTTATCTCTAACCACAACCCTCTGTCACATGAACTCATCAACGCGTCTGAGCAAGCGAGTGACCGCGCATGGCGTCTACCAATGGCTGACGAATACCACGAGCAGCTAAAGAGCCCATTCGCTGACATGCAAAACATCGGTGGTCGTCCTGGCGGTACTATCACTGCCGGTTGTTTCTTGTCTAAGTTTGCGAAAAAGTACAACTGGGCACACATTGATATCGCAGGTACTGCGTGGAAATCAGGAGCGGCGAAAGGCTCTACTGGTCGTCCAGTCTCAATGCTTGTCCAATTCTTACTGAACCGCAGCGGCCACGAGACTGAGGAATAA